The genomic stretch TCGATGTTCACGCCGACCGTGCCGGTCACGCCCGGATCGACCCGCATCGCCGTGGTGCCACCGGTACCATTGACGGCGGTCAACAGCCCCGACGTGCCGTTGACCACGTTGTAGCCATCGGTGAGGAATTGCATCCCGGTGAACAGTTGCGTGCCGTTGACCGACACCGTGCCCGCCGTGCCCTGGAACACCGCAAAGTCGCCGGCCCAGGTCTGGTTCACCGTACCGCTGGAATTGGTCCAGTTGGTGCCGCCGGCAGTCCATGTACCAGTGCCGCCATCCACGGTGCCATTGGCGATCGTCTGGCTGCCGTCCCAGAAACGCAGGTTGGTGTTCGGCGCCGACACCACCAGATTCACCTGGTTACCCAGGGTCTGCACGAGGATGTCGCCGAGGCCGTAACCCACCGGCACACCGGCCACGGTCAGGCCGTTGTCGGTCAGCGCGCCGATGTAGTTGAACAAGCGATAGACACCGACACCGAAACCGCCGGCATCGGTGACGTTGAGGTTACCGTCGAGGGTCAGGTTGCCGCCGATGTTCATCAGCGAGCTGGTCGATGGCGTAGCGAGGCTAGCGTCGACATTACTGTTGGCGGTGAGGATCAGCGACGAGGTGGACAAGGTGTTGCCCGAGGACAACGCCAGATGACCGCCGCTGTTGATGGTGATGAAGCCCAGCGCCGAACCGGTACCCGTGAGGGTGGCGCCGTTGTTGATGTTGAGCTGGGTGCTGGCCAGCGAACCGGTGAGATTCAGCGTACCGGCGTTGACGTTGGTGTTGCCGGTGAGGCCGCTGCTGCCGGTGAGGTTCAGCGTCCCGGTACCGACCTTGGTCAGGGCGCCGCTGCCACCGAGGTCGCCGTCGAAGGTGCTGGTGCTGCTCACGCCGCCCACCGTCAGGGTGTTGCCGCCAGCGATCTGCACACTGCCGCTGCCGCTCAGCCCGGTGAGGCTGGCGCTGCTGTTGAGATAGAGATTGGCGCCGGCGCTGATGTTGGCGCCGGAGGTGTTGCCCAGCGCCCCGCTGCTCACGGTGGTGACGCTGCCGGAGGCGATGTTCAGCGCACCGGTGAAGGTGTTGTTGCCGCTGAGCGTCAGGTCGCCAAAACCGTCCTTGGTCAGGCTACCGGCGCCATCGATCACGCCACTGAGGTTCAGGGTGTTGCTGCCGGCCAGGGTCAGGCCGGCGTTGAGGGTGATGTTGTTGCCGACGCTCATGCCCGTGCTGGTATCCAGCGTCGAAGCGCCGCCGACGGTCAGATCGCCACTGCCCAACGCAGCGGCCGAGCCCAGTGTCAGCGTGCCCGCGTTGAGCGTGCTACCACCGCTGAAGGTGTTGGTGCCGTTGACGGTCAGGTTGGCCGCGCCGTTCTTGATCAACTGGCCTGCGCCGCTGATCACACCGCCGAGGGTCAGGTCCTGGGTGCCGCCGACGCTCAGCGCCGCATTGAGCACCACCGCATTGGCCAGGCTGGCCAGCGGGGAACTGCTGTCGAGGGTTGCCGCACCGCCAACGGTCAAGGCACCGGTACCCAGTGCCGAACTGTTGCCGACGGTCACCGTACCGGCGTTCAGCGTGGTGCCGCCGATGTAGGTGTTGGTGCCGTTGAGGTTCAGGTTGGCTGCGCCGTTTTTCACCAGGCTGCCGGCCCCGGCGACGGTTCCGGTGAGGGTCAGATCGGCAGTGCCGCCGATGTTCATCGCACCGGCCAGGTTGACCTGGTTGCCCAGAGTGACGGCTGTGTTGGTATCCAGTGTGGTGCCGGCCGCTGCGTTCAATGCGCCGCTGCCGATCGCGGTATTGCTGCCGACAATCAGCTTGCCGACGTTGAGTGCGGTGTTGCCGAAATAGGTGTTGGCGCCGTTGAGAATCAGGTCGGCGGGGCCGCTTTTGGTCAGGCCACCGACACCGGAGACCACACCCGCGAGCGTCAGCGCGTTGCTGCCGCCGATGGTCACGTTACCGCCGAGGTTGACGTTGTTGGCCAGGCTTGTCGTGGTGCTGGCGTCCAGCGTGGTGTTGTTGCCAGCGTTGAGCACGCCGGTGCCGAGGGCGGTGTTGGAGCCGACGATCAGTGTCCCGGCGTTCAGCGACGTCGCACCGGTGTAGGTGTTGTTGCCGGTCAGGGTCAGGGTCGAGGAGCCGGTCTTGATCAGGTTGCTGCCACCACTGATCACGCCACCGAGGGTCAGCGGGTTGGCGCCGCCGGCGGTGAGGTTGGAGTTCAGCGCAATCGCGTTGTTCAGCGTCACGTTGGCGCTGCTGTTGAGCGTTGCGCCCGCCCCGCCCACGGTCAGCGTCCCAGTGCCGAGTGCCGCGCCGTTGCCGACGGTCAGGCTGCCTGCGTTGAGCGCCGTGCCACCGGTGAAGGTGTTGGCGCCGTTCAGGGTCAGGTTGGCCGTGCCGTTCTTGATCAACTGGCTCGCGCCGCTGAGCACGCCGCCCAGGATCATGCCGTTGCTGCCGCCGATGGCCAGGTTGCCGTTGAGGGCGACGTTGTTGTTGAGGATGACCGAAGTGTTGCTGTCGAGGGTCGCGGCGCTGGCGACGGTCAGGGCGCCGCTGCCCAGTGCGGCGGCGTTGCCGACAGTCAGCGTCCCGGCGTTGAGGGTAGTGCCGCCGCTGAAGGTGTTGGCGCCGTTGAGAATCAGGTTGGCCGCGCCGTTCTTGGTCAGCCCGCCGCTACCGCTGACCACACCGCCAAGGGTCAGGTTGGCGTTGCCGGCGATGTTCAGGTTGCCGCCGAGGGCGACGGCGTTGCTCAGCGCCACCGTGGTGCTGGCGTCGAGGGTAGTGCCCGCCGCCGTGGTCAGTGCGCCGGTGCCGAGCGCGGTGTTGGAGCCGACGATCAGCGTCCCGTTGTTCAGCGCCGTACCGCCGGAGAACGTGTTGTTGCCGCTGAGGGTCAGGTTCGCGGTGCCGCCCTTGATCAGGTTGCCGGCGCCGCTGATGACGCCGCTCAGGCCCAGGGCCTGAGTGCCGCCGATGGTCAGGTCCGACGCCAGTGCAACCGCGTTGGCCAGTGTCACCGCCGTCGTTGCATCGAGGGTGGTGCCGGACGCAGCGTTAAGTGCTCCCGTGCCGAGCGCGGTGTTGCTGCCGACGAACAAAGTGCCGCCGTTGAGCGCGGTGGTGCCACTGTTGGTGTTGTTGCCGGTCAGGGTCAGGCTGGCGCTGCCGCTCTTGGTGATTGCGCCGGTACCGGAGACGATGCCAGAGAGGGTCAGAGCATTGCTGCCGAGCACGTTCAACGCACCGGTGATGCCGACGTTGTTGGCCAGGGTCACGTTGCCGGTGCTGTCGAGGCTGGTGCCGTTGCTGGTATTGAGCACCCCGGTGCCCAAGGCGTTGTTGTTGCCGACGCGCAAGGTGCCGGCGCTGAGGCTGGTGATCCCGGTGTAGGTGTTGATGCCGTTGAGAGTCAGGCTGCCGCTACCGGTTTTGGTCAGGTTGGCGGCGCCGCTGATCACCCCGCCCAGGGTCAGCGCACCGGTGCCGGTCGCGGTCAGGGTGCTGTTGAGCGTGATCGCGTTAGCCAGCGAAATCGGCGCCGTCGCCGAGATGCTCGAAGAACCGCCAACGGTGATGCCGCCGGTGCCGAACGCTTGATTGTTGCCGACCAGCACCACACCGCCGTTGAGCACGGTATTGCCGCTGTACGTGTTGATGCCGCTGAGGTCGATCTGGCCGCTGCCGATCTTGGTCAGGCCGCCAGTGCCGGAGATCACCCCGTTCAGGGTCATGCCGTTGATGCCCTGCAGGGTCAGACCGCCGGCGCCCAGGTTGATCTGGTTGGCCAGCGACAGTCCGGCGTTGCTGGCCTGGAGAATCCCGCCGTTGGACGTCAGCACACCGCTGCCGAACGCCGCGTTGTCGTTGAACTGCGCGACACCGCCATTGAGCGTGGTCGCACCGCTGACCAAGGGCCCCTGCAAGGTCCAGGTGCCGCTGTTGAGGGTCAGGTTGTTGAAGTTGACGTAGACCAGGCTGGATGCCGTGCCGGTGCCGGTGGTGCCGCCGCCAAGGCCGATCGGGTTTTGCAGGATCAGCGTGTTGGTACCGGCTGCGCCGCCATCGATCGTCCCGGTCGGGGCGAAGGTCAGGTTGACGCCGATCAAGCCACCGAGGCCGACGGACAATTGCGCACCGTCACCTTGGTTAACGCTGGAACCTGTGATCGCGTAGAAGGTGTTGGTGCTGCCCGCCCCCATCGACACGCCGCCAGTGATGTTACCGGCGTTGGTGAAAGTATTGCCCGCCACCGACGTCTCGAACGCGACCCGGCCGTTGATCGTGCCGGTGGCGCTGTTGGTCATGTTGACTTGTGAACCGCCATACACCCCGACCACCGGGGTATCGGCCAGGGTGATCCCGCCGACCGACAGCCCGGTCGAGGTAATCGTGCCGTCGTTGGTGATGGTCGTAGTGCCCGACACCGAGTTGTTCACGGCTATCCCCAGACCGTCGATGCTGGTCAGGTTGAGGCCGAGCAGCATGCCGGTACCGCGAATGAGCCCGGTGGTGTTGTTGACGATGCTCACCGTGCTGGTCGCACCGGTGCCGATGAACGCGCCGCCACTGAGGATCGAGACCAGGCCCAGCAAGGCCGGGTCGAGGGTGCCGGAGTTGTTCAGGTTGATGTTGGCCCCGGTCAGGTTGATCACCTTGCCACCCAGGGTCGCGTTCATCTGTGCACCGTTGGTGACGTTGACCGTCAATCCGCTGGTGGCACTGCTGTAATCGTTGAGAAACAGCGGCAGCGTCGGGACGCCCGAACAGGTAATCGTGGAGCCTGCAGCCGAGCAGGTGGCGAACGCCTGCTCACTGACCCCGCCGAACAGTAGCCCGGCGACGCTCAGGTGCACAGCAAGGGAAAGTGGGGAAAAACGCGAAACGAGGGCGACACCAAACCTTGCTTCCACGGGCTACTCCTTTCGTGGCCAATTCATCCTTGAAGGCGTGCAACTGCGGCAAGATCCGACACGCGTATCAAGCGTATGACGGTCATCAGATAAACCGTCTATTCCAGACACACGCTAGTTGATGCCCTGCGATGGGGCACCGGTTAAATAGTGTTAATACTTTTGTGCGATAAGCCGCTTGAGCGATGCTCCGAGCCGTTCTGAGCACGAGCTTGAGTGCTTTCGGGGAAGGCCTGAGCCATGCCTGACCGAAGGGCCAGGTAAATCACTGAATTGATCTGTTTTTCAGCGTCTTGCGAAACTGGTACGGGTTGTGCAAACGTTTGCGAGTCGCCGTTACTCACAATTTCGTTACAGAACCGTACAAGCCCGCTTTTTCGGGCCTTGATCCGCAAAAAGGACTTTGAATGCACGTTTCTTCCTGCCGCCGCCGTCGTGGTGCGCGCACCGTTGCTGTTTCCCTGCTACTGGCCGGCGTTACCGGAGTTCTCAGCCACACCGCGCTGGCGCAACCTGCCCTGCCCGAAGAATCTGCCCAGGGCGAAGCCCTCAGCCCCGAAGCCAGCCCGCCGAAAAAAGGCGCGTACCTGTCGGACTGGTACAACCAGGACCTGATGCTGATCGGCAGCAAGGACATCAGCTTCGGCCCGCAACCGGCCGACGATATCTATCTGGAATATGAGTACTTCGGGCGCAAGGGCCCGTTCGAGCTGTACGGCTACGTCGACATTCCGAAGATCTTCAACATCGGCAACAGCCACGACAAAGGCGTGTGGGATCACGGCTCGCCGGTGTTCATGGAACACGAACCGCGCATCTCCATCGACTACCTCGCCGGCCGCAGCCTGGCCATCGGGCCGTTCAAGGAATGGTACGTGGCGTTCGACTGGATCTACGATCACGGCAGCCGCAAGGAGAACCGTGCCAACACGCTGTACAGCGGTTTGGGTACCGACATCGACACCCACTCGCGGGTCAACCTGTCGGCCAACCTGTACGGGCGCTACCAGTGGGAAAACTACGGCGCCAGCAACGAGTATTCGTGGGATGGCTACCGCGCGCAGCTGAAGTACATCGTGCCGATCGACAAGTTCAGCAACGGTGCCTCGCTGACCTACATTGGTTTCACCAACTTCGATTTCGGCTCGGACCTGCACAAGGACAACCCGGCGCGCACCGCCAATGCCACGGTGGCGACCAACGTGTTGCTGTACTCGTTCACGCACCTGCGCTTCACCCTGGTCGGCCGTTACTTCCACAACGGCGGCAACTGGGAGGACGGCAGCGAGCTCAACTTCGGCGACGGCAACTTCCGCGCACGTTCCAACGGCTGGGGTTACTACGCCGGCATCGGTTATCAGTTCTGAATCCAGGAGCAATCATGAAAGCAATGACGCGAGTATCACTGGCCACCGCAGCCCTGCTCTCTTCCACCGCTTGGGCGGCCGAGGCACCGATTCAGCCGAAAGTGGTGCTGATCACCATGTTCGCCCCGGAAGCTCAGCACTGGATCGATCGTCTCGAACTCAAGCAGGAAATCCGCGTGCCGGGCCTGTCGGCCGAGTATCCGGTCATTCGCTGCAACACGCAGCAGGTGTGCCTGATGACCACCGGTATGGGTCAGACCAACGCCGCCGCCTCGACCCTGGCACTGGCGCTGTCGCCGAAATTCGACCTGCGCAAAAGCTACTTCCTGATCGCCGGGATTGCCGGCATCAGCCCCAAACACGGGACCATCGGCACCGCTGCCTGGGCGCATTATCTGGTCGAGTTCGGCACCCAGTGGGAACTGGATTCGCGCGATGCGCCATCGAGTTGGCCGACCGGTTACCTCGGCATCAACACTAAAGGCCCGAATGAAAAACCGCCGCTGGACTACAAGACCGAAGTCTTCGAACTCAACCCGAAACTACAGGCCAAGGCCTTCGCCCTGAGCCACAAGGTCGAACTGAGCGAGAGCAAGGAATCGGCCGCGTGGCGCCTGAAATACCCGGTAGCACCGGCCAATCAGCCGCCCGTGGTCACCCGCTGCGACACGCTGGCGGGCAACACCTGGTTCTCCGGCACACGCCTGAGCGAACGCGCCGAAGTCTGGACCAAACTGCTGACCGACAACAAAGGCGATTACTGCACCACTCAGCAGGAAGACAACTCCACCTACGAGGCCCTGCTACGCGCCAGCCGCGAGGGCCTGGTGGACGTGCAGCGCCTGGCCGTGGTGCGCGCCGGCTCCGACTTCGACCGCCCGGCGCCGGGCGGTAGCGAAGTGGACAACCTGCTCAAGTACGCCGATCAAGGCGGATTTGTCCCGGCACTGGAAAACCTCTACCGCGCAGGTCATCCGCTGGTGCAGGACATCCTGAAGCACTGGTCGGCGTGGGAGAACGGCGTCCCTGAAGCCTGAGGATCAAGGCATCAGGATGATCTTGTCGCCACTGCCCTGATTCACATCGGCATAGCGCGCCAGTCCTTCGGCCAGCGGCGCTTCGACAAGCCCTTGCGGCAGTGGCAGCAAGTCTTCGTCGAAGAACCGGCCGAACTGTTCGAGCATCGCCGCACAGGCTTCAACGCCGTACAGCAGGGAGTTGATGCCGACCACCGAACCGCCCTTGCGATACAGGGCCAGCGCCGGCAGTTGCACATGCCCGTCCACCGGCGCGGCGATGATCGCGATGCGCCCGAACGGGGCCAGCGCCGGCACCGAGGCCGGCAGCCAGAACCCGGTGGTGTCGAAGATCACGTCGGCGCCACCGCGGTACACCGCGTTGACCTGAGCGCCAAGCTCCTCGGGCTCGTCCAGTTGGATCGTCTGATAACCCTGCGCCTGCAAATCCTTGACCTGCTCCGGCCGCCGCGCCGCCGCCAGCAACTGCGCGCCGCGCACCTTGGCCAGCGCCAGTGCCGCCGTCGCCACCGCCCCGCCGCCGATCACCAGCAAACGGGTTTCAGCGCTGACCAGACTGCGCTCCAGCGCATCCCACGCTGTGGTGTAAGGCACACCGAGGCTGGCGGCCTGGGTGAAACTCAGGTGCGAAGGTTTGTGCGCCACGCCATTGGCCGGCAGTTTGACGAACTGCGCATGGGAGCCGTCGGCGAAAAAGCCCAGCTCACGTCCGGTGCCCCAGACTTCCTGACCAATCAGCGCCTGCGGCCCCTCGACCACCACCCCGGCAAAATCCCGCCCGGGAATACGCGGCAGCGTGGTGTAAGGGAAACGCCCGAGCACGTTCTTCACGTCGCTGGGATTCAGGCCCGCCGCCTTGATCTGCACCAGCACCTCGTCAGCCCCCGGCACCGGTGTCGGCACCTCGACGAAGCGCAGGGAAGACAAGTCGCCGGTTTTATCGAATTGCAGTGCTTTCATGAGTTGATCCACCGAATGAAAAAAGGAAATTCAGGACAGCCAGCCACTGACCAGTTGCCGGCCCATCGGCCACAACTGCTCGCCCGCCAGCATGCCCAACAGGCCGACCAGCGCGATGGCCGGTGGCGCCGGGGAACGGAAATCCAGCGCGCCATACAGCAGGCCGACGCCCAGACCGATGCCCAGGGAAATCAGGTAGTTCATGGGATCACTCCGCCACATAAAGGGAATGGGCAAAGTCTAGGGAAAGGCTGCGACCGGCACCGGCCAAGGACTTCTGAATTTCGGCCAAATCAGCCTGGAAGCTGCCCGGCACTGAACTGCGAAGGCGCCACGCCCAGCTCGCGGCGGAACATGTCGCTGAAACTGCTCGGCGAATAACCCAGCTCACGGGCAATCGCGCTGACCGGCACGCCCTGGATCAACTCCGCCACCGCCGTCGCCAACTGCACCTGCCGCCGCCACTCGGCGAAGCCCATGCCCAGGCCTTCCTTGAACAACCGTGCAAGCGTACGCACGCTGGCCCCGGCGTTTTCGGCGTGTTGCTCAAAAGGAATCTCCAGCGACGGCGCAGCCATCACCGCCTGACACAGACTCATCAGCCGCCGGTCGGCATCGTCCGGCAGCGGAATCTTCAACTGTGAACGCCTTGCGCGTCTCAGCTCCAGCAGCGCCAGCCCGACCAACGCTTCGTAATACTCGGCATCGCCGCTGTCGCCCTGCTCCACCAGCCCGACGATCAACTCGCGCAGCAGACCACCGACCTCGATCACCTGCACGGTTTCATCCAGCGTCGCCGCCAGCGCCGGGCGCAGGTAGATATTGCGCATCTGCAAATCCGACACCACGCGAATCCCGTGGGACACGCCCGGCGGCAACCACACCGCCCGCTGCGGCGGCACCACCAACGCCTCGTGCGGGGTCTCGACCCACATCACCCCGCTCATCGCATACAGCAATTGCCCCCAGACATGCTCATGCGGCTCGATGAACAGCCCACGCGGATACGTGCGGGCCAGCGGTTGCACCGGCACATCGGTATCACTCAGATCGGGGGGCGCGGCGAGGGCCATGGCGAACATTCATCGGGGTTGACGGAAACGCCATGGTAACCAGTCCGCCCCCTCGCTCGCCATTGATAGATACCGTCGGACAATCCGAGTGAATTTTCCCGGTGCGCGACGATCCTTCTATTACCACAGGGAGGAAGACGGGCTTTATGAACAACGCAAAACTGTTTGTCATCGAATACACCCTTCACGGCGCGCCGAAGTCGTTCATTATCCGCTCGGACAAAATGGACAACACCGAGGCGTGGCACTGGGCAAGCTGCGACGCCGGGGTGGGCCGCATCCCGCGTTTCGGCCGGGAAAAGGTGCAAAAGACCAGCAAGCCCGCGGCGGAAAAATTCGGCGTGGAAAACGTCACGTGGCGACCGGCAAGCTAAGCTGTGGCGCAGGTGGGGACTAATTCGGGGGAACACACATGACGACCATCAGCAGCCCGGCGCACCTGGACTACAGCCTGGACACCGCCTCCGGCCGAGTCACCAGAAGCATCGACTGCCCGGTTGGCCTGGAACCCGTCGAAAACGATCCCTACTGCTTCGCCCTGCGCGTCCCGGCCCCACAGCCGGAAGACCTCGAACAGGCCACAACCGTCGACGTCCGAGTCGAAGGCCGACGCCTGCAAGGCACCGTCCGCCATACCGAACGCCTGGACGACGACAGCCTGAAACTGGAAGTGGAGCCCGACTAGGCTCCACTTTTTCATGCAGCCCGTTATTTCGGGTGCGCGCACTGGCAACCCTTGCCAGAACACTCCTCGCCACTTTTGTGATGATGCGCGCAGGCCTCACAGCAATAATGCTTACCGTGCGCCACATAAGAATGCTCACCCTCCTTGATCGTGCAACGACATCCCGGACAATCGCATTTTCTATCTGCCATGGAACAGACTCCTTTGGTGGTGGTTGTCTGAGGCTGAAAGAACAAGCCGTGCTGACAGTGTAGAAGGTGCTGACCACGATGAGCGTTAGCTCGAGAAACGCTTTTGCCGTGCTGGCCCCTTCGGCAGGCTGAGTGAAGGGATTCATCCGGGGGTAGGCGCGCAGCGCCGTTCGACGAAGTCGAACACATCGAGAGGAGGTGCAGCGAAGCAAACCGGAGGCGATGCCCCCGGATGAATCCCGTAACGAAGGAACCCCGAGCCCCAGCGAGCGGGCCGAACGCCGGGGCCCAGCGTTTTGCTTACTTTTGGGCGTCTGCAAAAGTGAGTCGCTGTAAGAGCGAAACCGCCAGCGGCCGCACCCGCAGAAACGGATATGTACTCAATAACCCGAGAACCTGGTCGGCCCAAAGGCCGCCAAGTTCAAACAGCCTGACGCACGCTACTGCGATACATAAACACCAACGCCAACCCCAAACAAACCATCGCCAAAACCCGACTCGAAGACAGCTCAATCGCCGGATTCCCCAACCACCCAAAATTATCAATCAACATCCCCATCCCCAGTTGCCCGACAATCACCGCCACCGTCGCCACAGCCGTCCCCACCCGAGGCACCGCCCCCACCATCACCATCATATAAACCACCCCAAACAACGCCCCACTCAACTGCCACTTTGGCACCTCCAACAAACTCACCACCTGCGCAGGCTCAAAAAACAGAATCAACAACCCCGTCGAAACTGCCCCCACCACAAACGTCAACAAACTGCTGCGCAGAACGCCGACGGTTTCACCCAGACGTCCATTGATCGCCGCCTGCACACTCAACACCGCACCGGCCAACACCACCACCGCCAACAAAACAACCAGACTCATCTCATCACCCCCGCGCAATCAAAACCAAAGCCGCCACAATCAACCCCAACGCCAGCCAACGCTCAGCATTGACCTTCTTGCGCGTAGCCCCAAACCAACCGAAATGGTCAATCAGCACACTCTTGCCCACCTGCCCCGACAGGATCGCGATCA from Pseudomonas allokribbensis encodes the following:
- a CDS encoding nucleoside-specific channel-forming protein Tsx, encoding MHVSSCRRRRGARTVAVSLLLAGVTGVLSHTALAQPALPEESAQGEALSPEASPPKKGAYLSDWYNQDLMLIGSKDISFGPQPADDIYLEYEYFGRKGPFELYGYVDIPKIFNIGNSHDKGVWDHGSPVFMEHEPRISIDYLAGRSLAIGPFKEWYVAFDWIYDHGSRKENRANTLYSGLGTDIDTHSRVNLSANLYGRYQWENYGASNEYSWDGYRAQLKYIVPIDKFSNGASLTYIGFTNFDFGSDLHKDNPARTANATVATNVLLYSFTHLRFTLVGRYFHNGGNWEDGSELNFGDGNFRARSNGWGYYAGIGYQF
- a CDS encoding metallothionein — its product is MADRKCDCPGCRCTIKEGEHSYVAHGKHYCCEACAHHHKSGEECSGKGCQCAHPK
- a CDS encoding DUF6555 family protein, with the protein product MNNAKLFVIEYTLHGAPKSFIIRSDKMDNTEAWHWASCDAGVGRIPRFGREKVQKTSKPAAEKFGVENVTWRPAS
- a CDS encoding AraC family transcriptional regulator; its protein translation is MFAMALAAPPDLSDTDVPVQPLARTYPRGLFIEPHEHVWGQLLYAMSGVMWVETPHEALVVPPQRAVWLPPGVSHGIRVVSDLQMRNIYLRPALAATLDETVQVIEVGGLLRELIVGLVEQGDSGDAEYYEALVGLALLELRRARRSQLKIPLPDDADRRLMSLCQAVMAAPSLEIPFEQHAENAGASVRTLARLFKEGLGMGFAEWRRQVQLATAVAELIQGVPVSAIARELGYSPSSFSDMFRRELGVAPSQFSAGQLPG
- a CDS encoding quinone oxidoreductase family protein, coding for MKALQFDKTGDLSSLRFVEVPTPVPGADEVLVQIKAAGLNPSDVKNVLGRFPYTTLPRIPGRDFAGVVVEGPQALIGQEVWGTGRELGFFADGSHAQFVKLPANGVAHKPSHLSFTQAASLGVPYTTAWDALERSLVSAETRLLVIGGGAVATAALALAKVRGAQLLAAARRPEQVKDLQAQGYQTIQLDEPEELGAQVNAVYRGGADVIFDTTGFWLPASVPALAPFGRIAIIAAPVDGHVQLPALALYRKGGSVVGINSLLYGVEACAAMLEQFGRFFDEDLLPLPQGLVEAPLAEGLARYADVNQGSGDKIILMP
- a CDS encoding DMT family transporter gives rise to the protein MSLVVLLAVVVLAGAVLSVQAAINGRLGETVGVLRSSLLTFVVGAVSTGLLILFFEPAQVVSLLEVPKWQLSGALFGVVYMMVMVGAVPRVGTAVATVAVIVGQLGMGMLIDNFGWLGNPAIELSSSRVLAMVCLGLALVFMYRSSVRQAV
- a CDS encoding DUF1427 family protein; this translates as MNYLISLGIGLGVGLLYGALDFRSPAPPAIALVGLLGMLAGEQLWPMGRQLVSGWLS
- a CDS encoding purine-nucleoside phosphorylase — encoded protein: MKAMTRVSLATAALLSSTAWAAEAPIQPKVVLITMFAPEAQHWIDRLELKQEIRVPGLSAEYPVIRCNTQQVCLMTTGMGQTNAAASTLALALSPKFDLRKSYFLIAGIAGISPKHGTIGTAAWAHYLVEFGTQWELDSRDAPSSWPTGYLGINTKGPNEKPPLDYKTEVFELNPKLQAKAFALSHKVELSESKESAAWRLKYPVAPANQPPVVTRCDTLAGNTWFSGTRLSERAEVWTKLLTDNKGDYCTTQQEDNSTYEALLRASREGLVDVQRLAVVRAGSDFDRPAPGGSEVDNLLKYADQGGFVPALENLYRAGHPLVQDILKHWSAWENGVPEA